In the Mycolicibacterium thermoresistibile genome, one interval contains:
- the dnaE gene encoding DNA polymerase III subunit alpha, whose amino-acid sequence MSSSFVHLHNHTEFSMLDGAAKIGPLLAEAQRLEMSAIGMTDHGNMFGASEFYNAATDAGIKPIIGVEAYIAPGSRFDTKRVQWGDPSQKSDDVSGSGAYTHMTMVAETADGLRNMFKLSSLASFEGQLGKWSRMDAELIAEHATGIIATTGCPSGEVQTRLRLGHHREALEAAAKWRDIFGPDNYFLELMDHGLDIERRVRDGLLEIGRKLNIPPLATNDCHYVTRDAAQNHEALLCVQTGKTLSDPNRFKFDGDGYYLKSAAEMRALWDDEVPGACDNTLLIAERVQSYADVWTPRDRMPVFPVPEGHTQESWLRHEVRAGLQRRFPDGVPQEYLDRAEYEIEVICAKGYPSYFLIVADLVNYARSVDIRVGPGRGSAAGSLVAYALRITDIDPIEHGLLFERFLNPERASMPDIDIDFDDRRRGEMVRYAAEKWGHERVAQVITFGTIKTKAALKDAARVHYGQPGFAIADRITKALPPPIMAKDIPLSGITDPNHERYKEAAEVRGLIESDPDVRRIYETALGLEGLVRNAGVHACAVIMSSEPLIDAIPLWKRPQDGAIITGWDYPACEAIGLLKMDFLGLRNLTIIGDALENIKANRGIDLDLDTIPMDDPATYELLGRGDTLGVFQLDGGPMRDLLRRMQPTSFDDIVAVLALYRPGPMGMNAHNDYADRKNGRQPITPIHPELAEPLEEILAETYGLIVYQEQIMRIAQKVAGYSLARADILRKAMGKKKREVLDKEYEGFSEGMKANGFSASAIKALWDTVLPFADYAFNKSHAAGYGLVSYWTAYLKANYPAEYMAGLLTSVRDDKDKAAVYLADCRRLGITVLPPDVNESAVNFTSVGKDIRYGLGAVRNVGANVVSSLIATRTEKGKFTDFSDYLNKIDISVCNKKVTESLIKAGAFDSLGHPRKGLFLVHGDAVESVLGTKKAEAMGQFDLFGGDGSSEDSLDSVFTIKVPDEEWDDKHKLALEREMLGLYVSGHPLEGVAHLLANQVDTQIPAILDGEVPNDAQVTVGGILNSVNRRVNKNGLPWASAQLEDLTGGIEVLFFPQTYSLYGAEIADDAVVLIKAKVAARDDRIALIAHELIVPDFSNASADRPIAVSLPTRQCTLDKVTALKQVLTNHPGTAQVHLRLINGDRITTLELDPSLRVTPSLELMGDLKALLGPGCLG is encoded by the coding sequence ATGAGCTCCTCCTTCGTGCACCTGCATAACCACACCGAGTTCTCGATGCTGGACGGTGCCGCGAAGATCGGGCCACTGCTGGCCGAGGCGCAACGGCTGGAGATGTCCGCGATCGGCATGACCGACCACGGGAACATGTTCGGCGCCAGCGAGTTCTACAACGCCGCCACCGACGCCGGGATCAAGCCGATCATCGGGGTGGAGGCCTATATCGCGCCCGGTTCCCGCTTCGACACCAAGCGGGTCCAGTGGGGCGATCCCAGCCAGAAGTCCGACGACGTGTCCGGCAGCGGCGCCTACACCCACATGACCATGGTCGCCGAGACCGCCGACGGCCTGCGCAACATGTTCAAGCTGTCGTCGCTGGCCTCGTTCGAGGGCCAGCTCGGCAAGTGGTCGCGGATGGACGCCGAGTTGATCGCCGAGCACGCCACCGGCATCATCGCCACCACCGGCTGCCCGTCCGGGGAGGTGCAGACCCGGCTGCGGCTCGGCCACCACCGGGAGGCGCTGGAGGCCGCCGCGAAATGGCGGGACATCTTCGGCCCGGACAACTACTTCCTCGAGCTGATGGACCACGGCCTCGACATCGAGCGCCGGGTACGCGACGGTCTGCTGGAGATCGGCCGCAAGCTCAACATCCCGCCGCTGGCCACCAACGACTGCCACTACGTCACCCGGGACGCCGCGCAGAACCATGAGGCGTTGCTGTGCGTGCAGACCGGCAAGACCCTGTCGGACCCCAACCGGTTCAAATTCGACGGTGACGGCTACTACCTCAAGTCCGCCGCCGAGATGCGCGCGCTGTGGGACGACGAGGTCCCCGGGGCGTGCGACAACACCCTGCTGATCGCCGAGCGGGTGCAGTCCTACGCCGATGTGTGGACCCCGCGGGACCGGATGCCGGTCTTCCCGGTGCCCGAGGGGCACACCCAGGAGTCCTGGCTGCGGCACGAGGTGCGGGCCGGGCTGCAGCGACGGTTCCCGGACGGCGTCCCGCAGGAGTACCTGGACCGCGCCGAGTACGAGATCGAGGTCATCTGCGCCAAGGGCTACCCGTCCTACTTCCTGATCGTCGCCGACCTGGTGAACTACGCGCGGTCGGTGGACATCCGGGTGGGCCCGGGCCGCGGTTCGGCGGCCGGGTCGCTGGTGGCCTACGCGCTGCGGATCACCGACATCGACCCGATCGAGCACGGACTGCTGTTCGAGCGTTTCCTCAACCCCGAACGCGCGTCGATGCCCGACATCGACATCGACTTCGACGACCGGCGGCGCGGCGAGATGGTGCGCTACGCCGCCGAGAAGTGGGGGCATGAGCGGGTCGCGCAGGTCATCACCTTCGGCACGATCAAGACCAAGGCCGCGCTCAAGGACGCCGCCCGGGTGCACTACGGCCAACCCGGGTTCGCGATCGCCGACCGCATCACCAAGGCGCTGCCGCCGCCGATCATGGCCAAGGACATCCCGCTGTCCGGGATCACCGATCCGAACCATGAGCGGTACAAGGAGGCCGCCGAGGTCCGCGGTCTGATCGAGAGCGACCCGGATGTGCGCCGCATCTACGAGACCGCGCTCGGGCTGGAGGGTCTGGTCCGCAACGCGGGTGTGCACGCGTGCGCGGTGATCATGAGCTCCGAACCACTGATCGACGCGATCCCGCTGTGGAAGCGGCCGCAGGACGGCGCCATCATCACCGGCTGGGACTACCCGGCGTGTGAGGCGATCGGCCTGCTGAAGATGGACTTCCTCGGGCTGCGGAACCTGACGATCATCGGCGACGCGCTGGAGAACATCAAGGCCAACCGGGGCATCGACCTGGATCTGGACACCATCCCGATGGACGATCCGGCCACCTACGAGCTGCTCGGCCGGGGCGACACCCTCGGGGTGTTCCAGCTCGACGGCGGGCCGATGCGCGACCTGCTGCGCCGCATGCAGCCGACCAGTTTCGACGACATCGTCGCGGTGCTGGCGCTGTACCGGCCCGGTCCGATGGGCATGAACGCCCACAACGACTACGCCGACCGCAAGAACGGCCGGCAGCCGATCACCCCGATCCACCCCGAGCTCGCCGAGCCGCTGGAGGAGATCCTGGCCGAGACCTACGGCCTGATCGTCTACCAGGAACAGATCATGCGTATCGCGCAGAAGGTCGCCGGGTACTCGCTGGCCCGAGCCGACATTCTGCGCAAGGCGATGGGCAAGAAGAAGCGTGAAGTGCTCGACAAGGAGTACGAGGGCTTCTCCGAGGGCATGAAGGCCAACGGGTTCTCCGCCTCGGCGATCAAGGCGTTGTGGGACACCGTGTTGCCGTTCGCCGACTACGCGTTCAACAAGTCCCACGCCGCCGGATACGGGTTGGTGTCCTACTGGACGGCGTATCTGAAGGCCAACTACCCGGCCGAGTACATGGCCGGGCTGCTGACGTCGGTCCGCGACGACAAGGACAAGGCCGCCGTCTACCTGGCGGACTGCCGCCGGCTCGGAATCACCGTGCTGCCGCCGGACGTCAACGAGTCCGCGGTGAACTTCACCTCGGTCGGCAAGGACATCCGGTACGGTCTGGGCGCGGTGCGCAACGTGGGCGCCAACGTGGTGTCGTCGCTGATCGCCACCCGGACCGAGAAGGGCAAGTTCACCGACTTCTCCGACTACCTCAACAAGATCGACATCTCGGTCTGCAACAAGAAGGTCACCGAATCCCTCATCAAGGCAGGCGCTTTCGACTCTCTCGGGCACCCCCGCAAGGGGTTGTTCCTGGTGCACGGCGACGCCGTCGAATCGGTGCTCGGCACCAAGAAGGCCGAGGCGATGGGTCAGTTCGATCTGTTCGGTGGTGACGGATCGTCTGAGGACTCGCTCGATTCGGTCTTCACGATCAAGGTGCCCGACGAGGAGTGGGACGACAAGCACAAGCTGGCGCTGGAACGGGAGATGCTGGGCCTGTACGTGTCCGGTCATCCGCTCGAGGGGGTGGCGCACCTGCTGGCCAACCAGGTCGACACCCAGATTCCGGCGATCCTCGACGGCGAGGTGCCCAACGACGCCCAGGTCACCGTCGGTGGCATCCTCAACTCGGTGAACCGCCGCGTCAACAAAAACGGGTTACCTTGGGCCTCAGCTCAATTGGAGGACCTCACCGGCGGCATCGAGGTGCTGTTCTTCCCGCAGACCTACTCGCTGTACGGGGCGGAGATCGCCGACGACGCGGTCGTGCTGATCAAGGCGAAGGTCGCCGCCCGCGACGACCGGATCGCGCTGATCGCCCATGAACTCATCGTGCCGGACTTCAGCAACGCCTCGGCGGACCGGCCGATCGCGGTCAGCCTGCCGACCCGCCAGTGCACCCTGGACAAGGTCACCGCGCTCAAACAGGTGCTGACCAACCACCCGGGCACCGCGCAGGTGCATCTGCGCCTGATCAACGGGGACCGGATCACCACGCTGGAACTGGACCCGTCGCTGCGGGTGACACCGTCGCTGGAATTGATGGGCGACCTCAAGGCCCTGCTCGGCCCGGGCTGTCTGGGTTAG
- the ilvA gene encoding threonine ammonia-lyase IlvA, whose product MTADLTHSLRRSDQSPLSAADIDEAAARLAGVVTRTPLQFCDRLSEATGANIYLKREDLQAVRSYKLRGAYNLLSQLTEEEKAAGVVCSSAGNHAQGFALACRMMGIHGRIYIPAKTPKQKRQRIRYHGREFIELIAVGRTYDLAAAAALADVERTGATLVHPYDDPRTIAGQGTIATEILEQLDAEDGPGGGGEPDLVIVPVGGGGCIAGITTYLAERTRNTAVLGVEPAGAASMMAALAAGEPVTLDHVDQFVDGAAVNRAGTYTHAALAAAGDMVSITTVDEGAVCTAMLDLYQNEGIIAEPAGALAVTGLSEAEIEPGSTVVCLISGGNNDVSRYNEVLERSLVHLGLKHYFLVDFPQEPGSLRRFLDEVLGEGDDITLFEYVKRNNRETGEALVGIELSSAADLDGLLARMEASDIHVERLEPGSPAYRYLT is encoded by the coding sequence GTGACCGCCGATCTGACTCACAGCTTGCGCAGGAGCGACCAGTCGCCGCTGAGCGCTGCAGACATCGACGAGGCTGCCGCGCGTCTGGCCGGCGTGGTCACCCGCACACCGCTGCAGTTCTGCGACCGCCTGTCCGAGGCCACCGGCGCGAACATCTACCTCAAGCGTGAGGATCTGCAGGCGGTGCGGTCCTACAAACTGCGCGGCGCCTACAACCTGCTCAGCCAGCTCACCGAGGAGGAGAAGGCCGCCGGGGTGGTGTGCTCGTCGGCGGGCAACCACGCCCAGGGCTTCGCGCTGGCCTGCCGGATGATGGGCATCCACGGCCGCATCTACATCCCGGCCAAGACCCCGAAGCAGAAGCGGCAGCGGATCCGCTACCACGGCCGGGAGTTCATCGAGCTGATCGCGGTGGGGCGCACCTACGACCTGGCCGCGGCGGCCGCGCTGGCCGATGTGGAACGCACCGGCGCCACCCTGGTGCATCCCTATGACGACCCGCGCACCATCGCCGGTCAGGGCACCATCGCCACCGAGATCCTCGAACAGCTCGACGCCGAGGACGGTCCGGGCGGGGGCGGCGAACCCGATCTGGTGATCGTTCCGGTAGGGGGCGGCGGCTGCATCGCCGGCATCACGACCTACCTGGCCGAACGCACCCGCAACACCGCGGTGCTGGGGGTGGAACCGGCCGGTGCGGCATCGATGATGGCCGCCCTGGCCGCCGGCGAACCGGTCACCCTCGACCACGTCGACCAGTTCGTCGACGGCGCGGCGGTCAACCGGGCCGGCACCTACACCCACGCCGCCCTGGCCGCCGCCGGTGACATGGTGTCGATCACCACCGTCGACGAGGGCGCGGTGTGCACCGCGATGCTCGACCTGTACCAGAACGAGGGCATCATCGCCGAACCGGCCGGTGCGCTCGCGGTGACCGGGCTGTCGGAGGCCGAGATCGAACCCGGCTCGACAGTGGTCTGCCTGATCTCCGGCGGCAACAACGACGTGTCGCGGTACAACGAGGTGCTGGAACGGTCCCTGGTGCACCTCGGCCTCAAGCACTACTTCCTGGTCGACTTCCCGCAGGAGCCCGGATCGCTGCGACGCTTCCTCGACGAGGTGCTCGGTGAGGGGGACGACATCACGCTGTTCGAGTACGTCAAGCGCAACAACCGGGAGACGGGGGAGGCGCTGGTGGGTATCGAGCTGAGCTCGGCCGCCGATCTCGACGGCCTGCTGGCCCGGATGGAGGCCTCCGACATCCACGTCGAGCGGCTGGAGCCCGGCTCACCGGCGTACCGGTACCTGACCTGA
- a CDS encoding nitroreductase family deazaflavin-dependent oxidoreductase, whose translation MALTGEYEPGTSDWSREQAEKIIASGGTEGTELGGRPVILLTTVGAKSGKLRKTPLMRVEHEGEYAVVASLGGAPRHPAWYFNITKNPRVELQDGTVVKEYDAREVTGAEKAVWWERAVAAYPGYAEYQQKTDRQIPVFVLTPVS comes from the coding sequence ATGGCACTCACCGGGGAGTACGAACCCGGCACATCGGACTGGTCCCGGGAGCAGGCCGAGAAGATCATCGCGTCGGGCGGCACCGAGGGCACCGAACTGGGCGGCCGGCCGGTGATCCTGCTGACCACCGTCGGCGCCAAGTCCGGGAAACTCCGCAAGACACCCCTGATGCGGGTCGAGCACGAGGGTGAGTACGCCGTCGTCGCCTCGCTCGGCGGCGCCCCCCGACACCCCGCCTGGTACTTCAACATCACCAAGAATCCCCGCGTCGAGTTGCAGGACGGGACGGTCGTCAAGGAGTACGACGCCCGGGAGGTGACCGGCGCGGAAAAAGCCGTGTGGTGGGAGCGGGCCGTCGCCGCGTATCCCGGCTACGCCGAGTACCAGCAGAAGACCGACCGGCAGATCCCCGTGTTCGTGCTCACCCCGGTTAGCTGA
- a CDS encoding uroporphyrinogen-III synthase, with the protein MESSRSRAADPLAGFTVGVTAARRAEELITLLERRGANVVHAPAIRIVPLVDDDELRRVTAGLIEAPPDLVLVTTGIGFRGWVEAAHGWDVSDELTAALASTRILARGPKARGAVRQAGLCEEWSPGSESSAEVLQRLLADGVDGLRIAVQLHGAASEWEPGTDICEALARAGAQVIKVPVYRWQPAQDCRRGEQLITAILDADLDAVSFTSAPAVAAVLQRAKTLGVLDDLIAALRTEVAVFCVGPVTATPLRRIGVDARHPQRYRLGALARLITDELPGLARQYRAGGHHLSVRNGSVEVDGELKVLPPAAMALLRRLLATPGMVVSREELLAELPGGGDETHAVETAMARLRSALSAPQVVQTVVKRGYRLAVDPAAT; encoded by the coding sequence ATGGAATCGTCCAGATCGCGAGCCGCTGACCCGTTGGCCGGCTTCACCGTCGGGGTGACCGCCGCGCGCCGGGCCGAGGAGCTCATCACACTGCTGGAGCGCCGCGGCGCGAACGTGGTGCACGCCCCGGCGATCCGGATCGTGCCACTGGTCGACGACGACGAACTGCGCCGGGTCACCGCCGGGCTCATCGAGGCGCCGCCCGACCTGGTGCTGGTCACCACCGGCATCGGGTTCCGCGGATGGGTGGAGGCCGCGCACGGCTGGGATGTCAGCGACGAGCTGACCGCCGCGCTGGCGTCCACCCGAATCCTGGCCCGCGGACCGAAAGCCCGTGGCGCGGTCCGTCAGGCCGGCCTGTGCGAGGAGTGGAGCCCGGGGTCGGAGTCCTCCGCCGAGGTGCTGCAGCGGCTGCTCGCCGACGGTGTGGACGGGCTGCGCATCGCGGTACAGCTGCACGGCGCGGCCAGTGAATGGGAGCCCGGCACCGACATCTGCGAGGCGCTCGCGCGGGCCGGCGCCCAGGTGATCAAGGTGCCGGTGTATCGCTGGCAGCCGGCGCAGGACTGCCGTCGGGGCGAGCAGCTGATCACCGCGATCCTCGACGCCGACCTCGATGCGGTGAGCTTCACCAGCGCCCCCGCCGTCGCCGCGGTGCTGCAACGCGCCAAGACCCTCGGCGTGCTCGACGATCTGATCGCAGCGCTGCGCACCGAGGTGGCGGTGTTCTGCGTGGGTCCGGTCACCGCGACTCCGCTGCGGAGAATCGGTGTCGACGCCCGCCACCCGCAGCGCTACCGGCTGGGTGCGCTGGCGCGCCTGATCACCGACGAATTGCCCGGCCTGGCAAGGCAGTACCGCGCGGGTGGGCACCACTTGAGCGTGCGCAACGGCAGCGTGGAGGTGGACGGCGAACTGAAGGTGCTGCCCCCGGCGGCGATGGCGCTGCTGCGCCGGCTGCTGGCCACACCGGGCATGGTGGTGTCCCGGGAGGAGCTGCTGGCCGAACTGCCCGGCGGCGGCGACGAAACCCACGCGGTGGAGACCGCGATGGCCCGGCTGCGCTCGGCGCTGTCCGCCCCGCAGGTGGTGCAGACCGTGGTGAAGCGCGGTTACCGGCTGGCCGTGGATCCCGCGGCCACGTGA